The Sphingopyxis fribergensis DNA segment TAGGACGCGCTCTCAGCCGCGAAACGAAAATCGCATGCCAGCGAGAGCTCCAGTCCGCCGCCGACGCACTTGGCATGATGGCCGATGACGATCGGCTTTTCGATGTGCTCCATCTCATCGTAGATCGCGCGAACGCCATAGACGCCGAGCCGATGATTTTCCCGGATTCCGCGAGCCGTCATCGAGGCCGGCTTCTTCCCGCCCTTGAGATCGGCCCCTGCGCAGAAATAACGTCCGGTCGCCCGGATCAGCATGACCTTCAATTCATCGCTGTCCCGCAGGAGCGTGAGGGCCTCCCGGAAGATGCCCATCATCCCCTGGGTCATCGCATTGAGCTTCTCGGGCCGATTGAGCGTGCAGATGACGATCGGTCCCTGGATCTCGACAAGCATGTGAGGTGCTTCAGCCATGGTCATCTCCCATCAGCGGCTTCGGGGAAGGCCAAGCGCGCGCTCGGCGATCATGCTGCGATGAACTTCGCTTGTGCCGCCGTAGATGGTCGTGCCGTGGGCATGCCGATAGCTGAGGTTGATGAAGCCGGCCGGTCCGTCCCGTTTGGATAGCGACGCGGGCGCCGTCAGCTCGAGCAGGTCGTTAGCGTCCTCCAGGAACTTCTCGGAAGAGAACATTTTCGCCATCGGCCCCGCACCTGGAATGGGCTGCTTTTCCTCGGTTGCCCACAGCGAGCGCAGGCCCAGCATCTCTGAAATCAGGCAGTGTGCCGTCGCCCGCGCAAGGCGGCGCTGTGCCGAAGGCTCCTGAATCAGCGGGCCACCTTCTGCGCCCTGCAATTCCCGGCATAAAGCCTCTGCCGCGCGCAGGAGTGCGAACTGCGACTTGAAGAAGCCTCCGCCATGCTCAAGCTCAAGACCGGCGCTCATGGTTTTAACCCCGCCGTCGATTTCCCCAAGCCGGTAGCTGTCGGGCACGAAAACGCCGTCGTAGAAGGTGACGTTCGTGCGCTCGTCCTGGAAAGTGAAGACCGGTTGCACGCTCACCCCGTCGCTCTTGAGCGGCAGGATGAACATCGTCAGGCCCTTATGCTTCGCCACCTGCGGGTTGGTGCGCGTCAGCATCAGCACGTAGTCGGACAGATTGGCACCGCTGGTGAACATCTTGGTGCCGTCGATACGCCAACCGTTGCCCTCGGGCACTGCCCGGCATTGTGCGGCAAAGACGTCCGATCCCGACCCCGGTTCCGAATAGCCGAGACTGCAGATCACGTCTCCTGCAAGGATCGGTTCCAGCACGTCTCGCTTCAGATCCTCGCTGCCGAAGCGCTCGATGATCGCAGCGACCATCTGCGTTGTCCCTTTGGCATGGCTGGACCAACCATGTTCTTCCCAAACCTGGGCGGCGGCGTGACTGGCATAAGGCGAAACGCCGCGCCCGCCTTTGGCCTTGGGCCATGCTGGGAACAGGAGGTTCGCCTCGGCAAGCTTCTTGTGAACCGCAGGATGATGACCGTCCCACGAGTAATGGGCATGGGCTCTCAGGTCCGGCGTCAAGGTCTCCCGGAAGAACCCATCAAGCTCTGCAGCCAGCTCTGCCGCTTCGGACCCCAGATCGAAATCGATGGAAATCTCGCCCACATCGGGAAGCGCCGAGCCCGTGTTCGCATAAAGCCGCGCCCCAGCCTCGCCAAGCAAGCGATCGGGATCGCCGGCGATGAGCTGCAGCGCCTTTGCGCGCAGGTTGTAGAGATGAATATCGTACTCTGTGGTGAGCCCATACCCGCCGAATGTTCGAAGGCCTTGCACGACGGCCATGGTCGCGACCCGGCCGTTCCACCACAGTGCCAGGGGGATGAGGGCTCCGGCTTTCGGCGTGCGATGAGCTACCTCGTGGAGCACTTTCCAGACGAAATATTTGCCGCCATCGATCTCCGTAATGAAATTGGCGAGGGGATGCGATATCGCCTGAAACGTTCCGATCGGAACGCCGAACGCCTGTCGCTCGCAGGCATAGTCAGCCGCCAGATGCACGGCCTGCCTGGCAAGGCCCGATAACATTGCGCTGGTGAGCAGGCGCCACTCCTCGATGGCGGCGGCAAAGCGAGTGACAGCTTCCTGACCCGATGCGAGATCGACCCGCGCGGCGCGGGAAAGGTCGACCTCGCCGATGCCGTTGGACGCGAGGTTGCCCTCTGCTTTGCGGTTTTCAGGCGTGAGGGACAGCAGGACCACCTCATTACCGTCGCGGGCGATGACAAGGTCTGCGATGGCTCCGCCCGCCAGCCACTGAACAGACCGCTTCGCAATGTCATGGAAGGCCAGAGTCGCGATGCGAGTGCCACCCAGAACTTGCCCCAACACAGGCTCTGCGCTCGGCTCGCCAAGCTCGCCAAGCAAGGCTGCGGCAACGATCGTCTCGGCAAGTGGACCCGATGCCAGGGTCCGTCCCGCTTCTTCGAGCACCAAGGCGGCATCGAGCGTGCTGAGGCCTAGTCCCCCGGCCGCTTCCGAAACCCGCATGGCGAAAGTGCCAAGGTTTGCGAGGCCCTGCCATAACGCCAGATCGAAGCCGCCGGCTTCCCCGGCTTGCCGCACCCGCGCCATGGAGCTGTGCTCGTCGAAGAAGCGAGCAAAGGTATCGCGCAGCAACTCCTGCTCATCGTTCAATCCGAAGTTCATCGTCTCAGTCCGGTTATCTGGGATTGGGATGGGCGTCGTGCACCGCATTAATGGCCTTCGCGAGATCCTTGGGGACGGCGAGATCGATCGCGCCCAGATTGCTCTCGAGCTGGGAGACGGAACTCGCTGCCATCAGTACACTGGTCATGAATGGCTGGGAGCGGGCAAATGCCAGAGCCATATGCGCGGGCTCCATACCGTGATCACGCGCCAGCTGCGTGTAAGCGGCGATCGCCTTTTGCCTCTCCGGTGTAAACCGGGACAGGAATGCCGCGGAATCGCTTGAGCGACTGCCCGCTATGGGGCCAGGGTCGCTGCCGTATTTTCCGGTCAACGTGCCGCCGGCCAGCGGCGAGTAAGCGATCAAGCCGAACTGCTCGCGCATGGAAACTTCGGCCAGTCCCAGCTCGAATGAGCGGTCCAGCAGGCTGTAGCCGTTCTGGATCGATGCGACACGGGGGGCGGCTCCTTGGTCGGCCGCTTTCAGGTAGCGCATCACGCCCCACGGAGATTCATTGCAGACGCCGACCGCGCGAACCTTGCCGGCGCGCACCCATTCGCCAAGCGCATCCAAGGTCTCTTCGATCGAGATCTGTACTGGATCTTCGGCAACCTGCGAGAAACGCGATCGTCCGAGCGTGGTGATCGCGCGCTCGGGCCAATGGACCTGATAAAGATCGATGCAATCGGTTCCGAGGCGCTTCAGACTGGCGTCAATAGCCATAGCTATGTTGGTTCGGTCGAGCCGCCGGTTTGGCCCGCGAAGGTAATCCAGAGACATTCCGGCGCCGTTCGGCCCCGCGACTTTGGTGGCGATAACGACTTTTCCGCGCAGCCCCCGGGTTGCGATCCAACTGCCTAGAATTTCCTCGGATCGCCCCTGCGTCTCAGCTTTGAGCGGTGTCGGGTAATTCTCTGCCGTGTCGAACAAGGTGATGCCCGAAGCGAATGCCAGATCCAGCTGGCGCATGGCATCGTCTTGCGGTGTTTGTCCGCCATAGGTCATCACGCCGAGCCCGAATGCGCTCACCGTAATGCCTGTTGTGCCTAGTTGGCGATATTCCAAACATCCCCCTTCGGGCCAGATCACCCTGAGAACTTGCGAAGCGTGCTCTATTGAGCAGCGCCCAGCGTAAATGGCGGCATTCCCTTGGCGACCTGCCGTCGGCCGGCTCGCTTGAGGATGCTGTCAGTCTTTTCGCGCGGATTATAGAACTGGCTGTACCAGATGCGGGATTGTCGGAACGGCCCATCGCCTGGCATCTGCATGACATTGATGGCCGGGCGCTTCGTGGCCCAAACCTCGCCGTCGCGCATCAGCCCGTTGCCCATCGAGGCGCTGAGGCGCCCTCGGGCAATCTCTGCCTGCTCGGCCGTCAGGCCCTGCGGAATCTTCAGCATCGCCGCTTGCCAAAGACGGCATGTGCCGTCTTCGATCGGAGTGACGCAGATAATCTGCTTGGCATCGATCTCGACGAAATGACCGAATGCGATGCCGGGTCCGACGTAACCGGCCAGTGTGGTCAGGGTCGATGCGTAAATGCCTTCGCCCTGCTCGGTCGTGTTCCCGCTTTGACGCTGATGGAGAATATGGCCGTCGTACTCGTTTTCGTACGAAGTGACACTGCCGCCGTGGAGATGATCCAGGTGCGTGACATCCGACATGTTATCGAAAATCTCGATTGGGTGCTGGAGATCGCACAGAAGCTCGAGTTCGGTCCAACTCGCCCAGTCGGGCTGCCCCCATTCGTAAAATTCGGCGATTTCGAAATCGGGCGCCAATCCCTCCGGATCGTGCCAGCAGAAGACGATTCCGTACCGTTCCTCGACCGTCCAGCTGTTTACCCTTGCAGCGGGCGGGATGGGGCCGTCGTGATAGGGAATGTGGTTGCAGACACCGTCGGCACCGAACCTCCAAGCATGAAAGGGACAACGGATGTTGTCGCCCTCCATGAAGGTATCTGACGTGGTCGTCGCTGAATGGGGGCCGCTACCAATATGGGTGCCCATGTGCGGGCAATATGCATCGAGCATGACCACTCGCCCGCTGGTGCCCCGGTAAAGGATCATGTCCTGACCGAAGTAACGGACATTTTTGGGTTTGCGACCGACTTCGGCGCTTTGCGCGACGGCGAACCAACCTCGCGGAAAAGCGTAATCGCCCAGCCGATACTCGGCGCTCGTCGCCATGCTCGCCTCCCATCAAACGGCCCGTTCCGAGCCCGCTTCTCTTGTTAGGTGGCGATGGGTACATGCCACCACTACAATATTCGTGCCCAAGGTATGCCGATCCACTATAGGTCGCTGATGGAACTGCGCCGTCTGACCTATTTCCTGC contains these protein-coding regions:
- a CDS encoding enoyl-CoA hydratase/isomerase family protein, which gives rise to MTMAEAPHMLVEIQGPIVICTLNRPEKLNAMTQGMMGIFREALTLLRDSDELKVMLIRATGRYFCAGADLKGGKKPASMTARGIRENHRLGVYGVRAIYDEMEHIEKPIVIGHHAKCVGGGLELSLACDFRFAAESASYAFPEGLFGVLPASNGVSRLTRLCGPHWARWLIMANKSASADLALTMGLVHQVFPDESFEQDLMEFCRHLARQNGEQMGAAKVAIELAAELGRDSAAHVERMANSALMLNPDYLERLETYLAGVGSKDKLADAGEPA
- a CDS encoding acyl-CoA dehydrogenase, with product MNFGLNDEQELLRDTFARFFDEHSSMARVRQAGEAGGFDLALWQGLANLGTFAMRVSEAAGGLGLSTLDAALVLEEAGRTLASGPLAETIVAAALLGELGEPSAEPVLGQVLGGTRIATLAFHDIAKRSVQWLAGGAIADLVIARDGNEVVLLSLTPENRKAEGNLASNGIGEVDLSRAARVDLASGQEAVTRFAAAIEEWRLLTSAMLSGLARQAVHLAADYACERQAFGVPIGTFQAISHPLANFITEIDGGKYFVWKVLHEVAHRTPKAGALIPLALWWNGRVATMAVVQGLRTFGGYGLTTEYDIHLYNLRAKALQLIAGDPDRLLGEAGARLYANTGSALPDVGEISIDFDLGSEAAELAAELDGFFRETLTPDLRAHAHYSWDGHHPAVHKKLAEANLLFPAWPKAKGGRGVSPYASHAAAQVWEEHGWSSHAKGTTQMVAAIIERFGSEDLKRDVLEPILAGDVICSLGYSEPGSGSDVFAAQCRAVPEGNGWRIDGTKMFTSGANLSDYVLMLTRTNPQVAKHKGLTMFILPLKSDGVSVQPVFTFQDERTNVTFYDGVFVPDSYRLGEIDGGVKTMSAGLELEHGGGFFKSQFALLRAAEALCRELQGAEGGPLIQEPSAQRRLARATAHCLISEMLGLRSLWATEEKQPIPGAGPMAKMFSSEKFLEDANDLLELTAPASLSKRDGPAGFINLSYRHAHGTTIYGGTSEVHRSMIAERALGLPRSR
- a CDS encoding aldo/keto reductase; amino-acid sequence: MSAFGLGVMTYGGQTPQDDAMRQLDLAFASGITLFDTAENYPTPLKAETQGRSEEILGSWIATRGLRGKVVIATKVAGPNGAGMSLDYLRGPNRRLDRTNIAMAIDASLKRLGTDCIDLYQVHWPERAITTLGRSRFSQVAEDPVQISIEETLDALGEWVRAGKVRAVGVCNESPWGVMRYLKAADQGAAPRVASIQNGYSLLDRSFELGLAEVSMREQFGLIAYSPLAGGTLTGKYGSDPGPIAGSRSSDSAAFLSRFTPERQKAIAAYTQLARDHGMEPAHMALAFARSQPFMTSVLMAASSVSQLESNLGAIDLAVPKDLAKAINAVHDAHPNPR
- a CDS encoding Rieske 2Fe-2S domain-containing protein; the encoded protein is MATSAEYRLGDYAFPRGWFAVAQSAEVGRKPKNVRYFGQDMILYRGTSGRVVMLDAYCPHMGTHIGSGPHSATTTSDTFMEGDNIRCPFHAWRFGADGVCNHIPYHDGPIPPAARVNSWTVEERYGIVFCWHDPEGLAPDFEIAEFYEWGQPDWASWTELELLCDLQHPIEIFDNMSDVTHLDHLHGGSVTSYENEYDGHILHQRQSGNTTEQGEGIYASTLTTLAGYVGPGIAFGHFVEIDAKQIICVTPIEDGTCRLWQAAMLKIPQGLTAEQAEIARGRLSASMGNGLMRDGEVWATKRPAINVMQMPGDGPFRQSRIWYSQFYNPREKTDSILKRAGRRQVAKGMPPFTLGAAQ